A region of Natribaculum luteum DNA encodes the following proteins:
- a CDS encoding universal stress protein, producing the protein MFEKILLPTDGTEFADEIAEWTYLLAGAHDAEVHGLYVNNVSDVIPAATSPAPPNEVADAVEREGEQALSRLEQLRPNGVELTTELRSGNPAKQILDYADEHDVDVVVMGRKGTSLLSNLGSNTHDVVLASDVPITVYPSSA; encoded by the coding sequence GTGTTCGAGAAGATCCTCCTCCCGACCGATGGAACCGAGTTCGCAGACGAGATCGCCGAGTGGACGTACCTGCTCGCGGGGGCACACGACGCGGAGGTACACGGCCTCTACGTCAACAACGTCTCCGACGTCATCCCGGCAGCCACCTCGCCGGCACCACCGAACGAAGTCGCAGACGCCGTCGAGCGCGAGGGCGAACAGGCGCTTTCGAGACTCGAGCAGTTACGACCGAACGGAGTAGAACTGACCACGGAACTTCGAAGTGGGAATCCAGCGAAGCAGATCCTCGATTACGCGGACGAACACGACGTCGACGTCGTCGTGATGGGTCGAAAGGGGACGTCGTTGCTCAGCAACCTCGGCAGCAATACGCACGACGTGGTGCTGGCGAGCGACGTCCCGATCACGGTTTATCCGTCGTCGGCGTGA
- a CDS encoding sulfite exporter TauE/SafE family protein: MSSEAKVNPRQFVQNLLQFQYREVMMAFATGAVLIGAIALYPGAGNVGSEIQADVGTSTLILFFVVAVVAAVVKGTIGFGYALITTPVFATVIDPTMAVVVLTIPPWMINVFQVGETNTGLAYVRREWLLISLALAGSLVGVFFLSEYSTGPVIPFLIGLLLLAYVLFEITKDFIVIEEAHNPLALGSVGFGGGFLLGAANLGPLLPAYLHTFERNTERYVGGLSMIFLFVFTERIVLMWFNGLLTPYQLWLGCAIALVTLVGLLIGTYLRRLEINEQRFNYVVIAILFIIAVNIFRQTVPALFF, from the coding sequence ATGTCATCGGAAGCAAAGGTCAATCCAAGACAATTCGTACAGAACCTGTTGCAGTTCCAGTACCGCGAGGTGATGATGGCGTTCGCGACCGGGGCAGTCCTGATCGGAGCGATCGCGCTCTATCCCGGAGCAGGTAACGTCGGGTCGGAAATCCAGGCGGACGTCGGAACCTCTACGCTCATCCTCTTTTTCGTCGTGGCGGTCGTCGCGGCTGTCGTAAAGGGCACGATCGGATTCGGCTACGCGCTGATAACGACGCCCGTTTTCGCGACGGTCATCGACCCGACGATGGCGGTCGTCGTACTGACGATTCCACCGTGGATGATCAACGTCTTCCAGGTCGGTGAGACGAACACGGGGCTGGCGTACGTTCGACGCGAGTGGTTGCTCATCTCGCTCGCGCTCGCGGGTTCGCTCGTCGGCGTGTTCTTCCTCTCGGAGTACAGTACCGGGCCGGTCATCCCCTTCCTCATCGGCCTGCTCCTGCTGGCGTACGTCCTCTTCGAGATCACGAAGGACTTCATCGTCATCGAGGAGGCCCACAACCCGCTGGCACTCGGATCCGTCGGGTTCGGCGGGGGATTCCTGCTTGGTGCTGCGAACCTCGGCCCGCTGCTGCCCGCGTATCTGCACACGTTCGAACGGAACACCGAGCGGTACGTCGGCGGCCTCTCGATGATATTCCTGTTCGTCTTCACCGAGCGGATCGTCCTCATGTGGTTCAACGGGCTGTTGACGCCGTACCAGCTCTGGCTCGGGTGTGCGATCGCGCTCGTCACCCTCGTCGGGCTCCTGATCGGGACCTACCTGCGTCGACTCGAGATCAACGAACAGCGGTTCAACTACGTCGTCATCGCGATCCTCTTTATCATCGCGGTGAACATCTTCCGGCAGACGGTGCCGGCGCTTTTCTTCTAA
- a CDS encoding MBL fold metallo-hydrolase: protein MSGATIVGQISPEVLKGRLETDDDVPVVDVRGTESYEGWHIPGAVNLTYSKDRDEFESDPGERLPDDKQVVAVCAHGNTSRRAAQRLAEQGFDAVTLEDGMLGWSKVFDVVDIGLADDLVFKQVKRLSNGCLSYVLGHDGEAMIVDPVQYTDVYERNLQADERLFDDDDQVDLKYVAITHIHADHISAGSDLAEKYDAELVVGSAASERTDQPEGHGDPLYVEDGEILSLGDYDVEVMHTPGHTMESITFDVAGDALLTGDTQFVDSVGRPDLEHGDDGAPEHAEVLYDTIFNTILERSDDTFVFPAHWGSEEVEPGKPVSATIGEIKQTNDAVQLEEKDAFVEYILDRLGSKPANHDKIIAINEGKRELCDPEIELGPNKCAVE from the coding sequence ATGTCAGGTGCAACTATCGTAGGCCAGATTTCGCCAGAAGTGCTCAAGGGACGACTCGAGACCGACGACGACGTACCGGTCGTCGACGTCCGTGGAACCGAATCGTACGAAGGATGGCACATTCCAGGTGCGGTCAACCTCACGTACAGCAAGGACCGAGACGAGTTCGAGTCGGACCCCGGTGAACGCCTCCCGGACGACAAGCAGGTCGTCGCAGTGTGTGCACACGGGAACACGAGCAGACGAGCAGCACAGCGACTCGCAGAGCAGGGATTCGACGCCGTCACCCTCGAGGACGGGATGCTCGGGTGGAGCAAGGTGTTCGATGTCGTCGACATCGGCCTCGCCGACGACCTCGTTTTCAAGCAGGTAAAGCGCCTTTCGAACGGCTGTCTCTCGTACGTCCTCGGGCACGACGGCGAAGCGATGATCGTCGACCCCGTCCAGTATACGGACGTCTACGAGCGGAACCTGCAGGCGGACGAACGGCTGTTCGACGACGACGATCAGGTCGACCTGAAGTACGTCGCGATCACTCACATTCACGCCGACCACATCTCCGCCGGCAGCGACTTGGCCGAGAAGTACGACGCCGAACTGGTCGTCGGCAGTGCCGCCAGCGAGCGGACCGACCAGCCTGAGGGTCACGGCGACCCGCTGTACGTCGAAGACGGCGAGATCCTCTCGCTCGGAGACTACGACGTCGAGGTGATGCACACGCCCGGACACACGATGGAGAGCATCACGTTCGACGTCGCGGGCGACGCCCTGCTGACGGGTGACACGCAGTTCGTCGACAGCGTCGGCCGGCCGGACTTGGAGCACGGCGACGACGGTGCCCCCGAGCACGCGGAAGTGCTCTACGACACGATTTTCAACACGATCCTCGAGCGTAGCGACGACACGTTCGTCTTTCCCGCCCACTGGGGAAGCGAGGAGGTCGAACCGGGCAAGCCGGTCTCGGCGACGATCGGCGAGATCAAACAGACGAACGATGCGGTTCAACTCGAGGAGAAAGACGCCTTCGTCGAGTACATCCTCGATCGCCTCGGCTCGAAGCCGGCCAACCACGACAAGATCATCGCCATCAACGAAGGGAAACGTGAGCTATGTGACCCCGAGATCGAACTCGGCCCGAACAAGTGTGCCGTCGAGTAA